Below is a genomic region from Candidatus Obscuribacterales bacterium.
TTTCCTGTTGGGCCAGTATCGCCTGATCAAATTCGGGATCATCATTCCATCGTCCCGATAATTCATCGAGATCAGTGTGTGTGGCACCACCAGGCAAAATTCCTGCCGCCTCACAAAGTGCCTCAACCAGCGCAGTATTCAGGCTTATAGAGTCGGATTTGGCACGCCTGCTCAACAGTTTTTTGACTTGCTCAGGCACATTCCTAATAGTCAGCTGAACGGTTTTTTGATTATGCATGCTTTTCATGTATACATTATATCTGGTAGTGCATACATTGACAAATAACATTCGCGAATTGGCTAAACCAGGGGATTGTCTCCGATGGCGGACTGGATCCCTTTAACGATTTCCTCAAGGGACTTTTCCGAAACGGGCTGCCCTAATGGTCCGTTAGGGTTCAAGCAAGATTTCGCCATAGTGCTTACATAATCACAACGCGCAAATGAGTCTTTTGGTAACCCGCCTTCGCCCTTCGAAACGAATTTGTGAAACGATGGAAAAGGTTTTGCTAAACCGCTGCTGAAAGGAACCACAATCACGTTTTTCAATGCCCGATTACGTGGATCGGTGGAAATAATCAAAACCGGTCGAGGCAAATGAGGATCGTTGGGAAACACCGGATTGCTTTGGGCCATCCATATTTCGCCACGCCGCGGTACGGGTTGAGTCGCCGCAACTTCAAGTTTCTGTTTTCGACTACTCATCGAGACTTTGCCAGAATGAATAGGTGGTTAGCGCGACCCATGAGGCATCTTCTTCCGTTTCAACGTAATTTGCAAAATATGCCTCCTCTTCTTCCTCCGCCTTTTTCCTCAGCCACATTTCAATAGCCTGCTCAACGGCTTCGCTCCGGTTCACTTTTAACTGCGCTACCTTCTCATCAAGACGATCAACGACCGTCTCTCGAACACTGGCAGTGAATTTGCTTTTGCCTTCACCCATGAGCGAATTCCTCAGACCGTACGGCTGGATTCCCTTATGGATTCCATTTTGTCATACCATTTGTCATCCGTCAAGGACAGAGACTATTCAAGGACCCAACTTACCAAGCGGTTGGCAGCCAGAAAGGAACTAGAGAAGAGGAAGATGGTCTAAAAACAGCTAGTGCCATTCATCAGACAAACCAGACGCACGAGGAATTCCCCACTGGTTATCGAAATCATTTTTGAATTCGATTGACTTGCCCTTAATTTCTTCCCGAAATATTTTGGAACGATCTGGCCAAAATAGATTAGTCACACCAAATAGCGAGGGATGCTTCTTCACCAAATCAACAAAAAGTCTTGAACCATCGGCAGTTTTTTCTGAGCCTAGAACAATGTTATCTTTGGCTACCCCTTCTCTTACTCTGCGGTCGTGATAAAGCCCCATTAAAAAGACAGCCTCTAAATGCTCCTGTTGAGGAATCTTGCTAAACATTTTGGCTAAGGTTTCGGCGTCTTGAGATTCCGCAAACGCCGTTAGCGCAGAAACTGTACCTTCATCGAGACTGGACTTAGCGCCCTTGGCGCCGAGTGAAGGCGCTTTCTCTACGGCGGGACCAACACCATCAAGCAATCCAGCATACTGATCCCACTCAAAAGCTTTCACATTCGCACCGGTTGCATCAGCCAATTTTTGCAATCCAATTGGAGCTAGTTCCCCAGCGCCTGCCTCGCAGCTGTTAAAAGTAATACAAGAACCAGGAGCCATGAAGTTTTTCAACCTGGAAAAGGCGGACAAAACTTTTGGGTCACCAAAACCGTACTTATAACCCCCTAAGGTAAATCCACCTTGTCGAAAACCATGAGCCCCAATAAAGAGATTTCCTAGTGGCTTACCGTGTTCTTTCACTTGGGAAAGAAGTTCATCCACAATCTGCTCCGGGGAGACTGGATTATTTATCAAAATGAAATTCTTGTGCCACTGGCTGTTATTGAAGCTTTGAACTAATTTATCCTGCCCGTTCGGATAACCCGGAATATTATAAGCAGCTACTATCGAGTCTTTGTCCGCTTGTACGTCATTACGACTATAGGCACAATCCCACAGTCTCGAATCTGTTCCTGCAACGTTAGTTTGACTTTCGCCTTTTTTCTCAAATCCACTCATCGCTGCAAATCCTCATTCGGTGGCTACAACTACTCAGATAAATATAATCTCCCAGCACTGCGAGATCATTGGGGAAATTACGAAAGAAAACGAATGTGCCAGTCTTAGGAAGTTTGTAAAAATGACAATACGGACCGCCAAGCTTGTCCTCTATGAGATACGAGATTCTTTTCCTCATCATTCATTTCAGCAGAAGTAATATTGGCTCCTTCGGGAATGAAAATTGGATCATAGCCAAAGCCATTCTGACCTCTCTCTGCAATAGCAATTATGCCATTCCAGCGTTTCTCCGTTTGAAATACTATTTTTCCTGTAGGCGCAACAACAGCCATGGCGCAAACGAAAGCAGCTTGGCGCTCCGATTCAAGAATTTCTTTGAGCTCGGTTAACAACTTGGTTCGTCCATTAGCTTCGTTTCCTTCAGCATAACGAGCGGAGTAAATTCCAGGACGACCATCAAGAGCATCGACACATAGCCCTGAATCATCAGCTACGGAAGTTAATCCGGAAAGCTTGGCCGCTTCGGTGGCTTTGATAATGGCGTTTTCTACAAAGGTCGTTCCGGTTTCTTCCGGATCAAAACCTTCAGGAGCAATGACCAATTCCAAATCTGAAGTGCCGGCAAACTCTTGAGCAATCTTCATTAGTTCTTTGAGCTTGCCTTGATTTTTTGTTGCTAGACAGATTTTCATTCGGATTTTTTGGACTGTGGTCTGTGACGTTGCGGCTTTTGCAGAGGTGTTACGTTTGTGCTAGTGCCTTTGCCGTTTTTCTTTCTGTGGTCTTGGCGCTGGACACGTATTACATCGCTTATTAGTCCAATTGCGCCGCCTATGCGATTGAGTTGCTCGATATCCGAAACGTCAATGATAAGGGTAATTGTGGCTGTCTTATCTTCGCGGTGCGTTTCAACTCGAAGATCTTGCAAGTTTATTTTGTGGTCGGATACTTTCTTAAGGATATCGCCGGCGATGCCTACGCGATCGATACATTCAATAACAAGTGTTGCTGGATAAGCTTGCTGTCTGTCTGTCGACCAGGCAACGACCATTTGTCGTTCGGCATTTTCCTTTGTCAAATTAGTACAGTCGCTTCTGTGGACGGCTATGCCTGAGCCACGGGTGACAACGCCGATAATTTCTTCGCCTGGTACAGGTGAGCAGCACTTAGCTAAATAATGCATTAGTCCGCCGAGGCTGCCGACGTTTGCTGCTTTGGCTTCTTGGACAGGTGCGCTAAGCGGTAATTTGGACTTTTCTTTTCTCTCCGACTCACGAGTTTTGTTGACGACTTGCGACATGGAAATATCGCCATAGCCAATTGCGGCAATAATGTCGTCTACTTCGTTGAGATTTATCTTGCGGCCAATTTCTTTGAAGTTTTCGGACTTAAGAACTTCATCCAGATTTGATTTGCCGAATTCTGCTTCCAGCATTTGCCTGCCTTGGGCAATGTGCTCTTCGCGGTGGTATTTCTTAAACCACTGTCTGATGCGGTTTTTAGCGCCGTGGGTTTTGGCTATGTTCAGCCAGTCCATACGCGGACGCGCATTTTTACTGGTAATTATCTCTACAATGTCGCCGTTTTTAAGTTCAGTACCCAACGGAATAATTCTGTCGTTGATGCGTGCGCCGATACACTTGTGTCCGATGTCTGTGTGAATGCGGTAGGCAAAGTCAATTGGCGTGGCGCCACGCGGTAAGTCGAAGACTTCTCCACGAGGGGAGAAGACGAATACCTCGTCGGCAAACAAGTCCATTTTTACCGTGTCGAGATATTCTTGGGCGTCTTTCAAGTCTTGTTGCCACTCGACCAACTGGCGCAACCAGGATAATTTGCGATCCAGTTGTGAATCAGCGGTTACTGCCTCACCCGATTCTTTGTATTTCCAGTGAGCGGCGATACCGTATTCAGCCACTTGGTGCATACGGCGCGTGCGCATTTGCACTTCAATAGGATGACCATGAGGACCAATTACAGCAGTATGCAGCGACTGATAGCTATTAGCCTTAGGCATAGCAATGTAGTCTTTAAACCGTCCAGGTATAGGACGGAAAAGCGCATGCACAAGACCCATAACCTCATAACACTTTTGAGTGTCGGGATCATTTGATAGTTCGCAGTAATTTTTGTCCTCATAGCTTTCGATGATGATGCGAATGGCAAGTACATCGTAAAGCTCTTCAAAAGCTTTTTCCTGCCGCTTCATCTTCTTCCAGATGCCGAATAAGTGTTTTGGGCGTCCGACTATCTCCGATTCAATTCCTTTTGAAGAAAGTTCGTGGCGAAATTTTGATACCACTTCCTCTATAAGCGATTCTCTTTCTTCTCGACTCTTGGCAACAAGCCTTTCAATTTCGGCAAAGTCTTCCGGATAGAGATACTTGAGTCCAAGATCTTCCAATTCCCATTTCATACGTCCCAAGCCGAATCTATTGGCCAGTGGCGCATAAATTTCCAGTGTCTCTTTGGCTATGTCCTTTTGCTTGTTCGGCGCCATATAGTCAAGGGTGCGCATATTGTGCAGACGATCTATTAGCTTCACCAACACAACGCGCACATCATCGGCAATCGCCATGATTAGCTTGCGGAAGTTTTCCGCCTGACGTTCTTCTTTCGAACTAAAGCTGAACTTACCTAATTTGGTTACGCCCTCGACAATCTGGCGCACGTCCTTACCAAAAGCCTTTTCCATTTCGTCGCCGGAGACATTACAGTCCTCCAGCACATCGTGCAACAGTCCAGCGCAAATAGTGTCGGCATCCGCGTTGTATTCCGCGAGAATGGTGGCAACTTCGACAGGGTGAATGATGTAAGGATCTTCCGATTTGCGGAATTGCCCTTCGTGAGCCTTGGAAGCAAACTCATAAGCCTTGCGGACTTTGGCAACTTCCTCCGGTGTTCGACCTTGCGGTTCCAACACTTCAAAGAGTCTTTTGCCTATAGCTTCCACTGACACTGCGTCTTAAGGGTCCTCATCATCTACCGATGGTCCAAAAACCGGCTTGGGAAGTCCTAACGACTGCCGGGCTCATAGACCATGTTAATCAAGATTATACATTTGGCAAGACCTGATTAACAGCAAAACAGGCAGCCTTATTTCGGATTATAAAGCGCCGTCCTGCCGGAAATTTTCGGGATTCGGGAAATCCCCCTGCCAGGCAGTGTCCAAGTTCAATACATAGACGGGCATATCCGGAGCTAGTTCCGGAGTGATGCGCACGGCATCCTTGGCGGTCGTCACTGCAAGAATGGCGGTGGAATCCTTCATCTCGTCAGAAATTGCTTTCATATCATCAGTGGAAAACCAGTGGTGATCTGGAAAATCCACTTCTGCAACGACCGTGATACCAAGCCCTTCCAGGCTTGTGATAAAACTTTGCGGTCTGGCAATTGCGCTGAAGGCCAAAACTGGTTTGTCCTTCAATTCTTCAAGCTGGTGCTCATGCGAATCATCGATTTTAGTGAGCGATTTGTAGACAAAACTGCATGTTGCAATCTTCGCTTGCGGAGCATGATGGGCAATTTGTTCTTTTAAATTCTCCAGCTTGTCTTCATCTGCATCGTCAGGGACTTTAGTTATAACAACGTATTTTGCTCTATTGAGAGCATCAAGATTTTCTCTCAATCTTCCTGCCGGAAGCAAAGCATCATTTTCCGGATTGTCGTAGTAGTCGATTAAGACTATATCCAGATCACGCGCAAGCGCCCAATGCTGAAATCCATCATCGAGCAGGATGACGTTACAACCATATTTTTCACAGGCGATACGCCCTGTTTCGACACGCTTGCTACCAACGATGACTACTGACTTCGGTACAGACTTGGCAATTAAATACGGCTCGTCACCGGAATTTTCACAAGAGGCGAAATTGCCTTGCCCATCTGAAACAACAACATATGCATCTTGCGATTTTCTCTTATAGCCTCTGCTGAGAACAGCGACTTTGTAGCCGGCATCAGTAAAGCGCTTGGCCAAATCAATCACTACAGGAGTTTTTCCTGTGCCGCCGACGGTGATATTGCCGACGCTTACCACAAAGGCCGGCAGTTTGACGCGCTTCTGAAGTCCCAATTGATAGGCTAATCCACGAATGTTTATGCCTAAACCATAGAAAAACGAAATGGGAGCAAGCGCCACTTGCCCGAGCTTTTCTAGTGAATCACCGGGATTACCCCAACTCATAAACAACTCCCAATTGCTTTTCCAATATGGACAAAGTCTTTTTCACTGCGCCTTGCGACTCGGACAAGTAACTATTACCGGCTTCTCCAATTGCTTTGCGTCTTGCTTCGTCTTTCAGAAGAAGTGCCAGATGGAAGTACAGCTCCTTGCCGTCATTCACCATGATCAGAGCATTCTTATCCAAAAGTCCGTTAGCGATGTCTCTTGTCTTGTCGAT
It encodes:
- a CDS encoding ribbon-helix-helix domain-containing protein, with translation MGEGKSKFTASVRETVVDRLDEKVAQLKVNRSEAVEQAIEMWLRKKAEEEEEAYFANYVETEEDASWVALTTYSFWQSLDE
- a CDS encoding type II toxin-antitoxin system PemK/MazF family toxin gives rise to the protein MSSRKQKLEVAATQPVPRRGEIWMAQSNPVFPNDPHLPRPVLIISTDPRNRALKNVIVVPFSSGLAKPFPSFHKFVSKGEGGLPKDSFARCDYVSTMAKSCLNPNGPLGQPVSEKSLEEIVKGIQSAIGDNPLV
- the lpxK gene encoding tetraacyldisaccharide 4'-kinase, whose translation is MSWGNPGDSLEKLGQVALAPISFFYGLGINIRGLAYQLGLQKRVKLPAFVVSVGNITVGGTGKTPVVIDLAKRFTDAGYKVAVLSRGYKRKSQDAYVVVSDGQGNFASCENSGDEPYLIAKSVPKSVVIVGSKRVETGRIACEKYGCNVILLDDGFQHWALARDLDIVLIDYYDNPENDALLPAGRLRENLDALNRAKYVVITKVPDDADEDKLENLKEQIAHHAPQAKIATCSFVYKSLTKIDDSHEHQLEELKDKPVLAFSAIARPQSFITSLEGLGITVVAEVDFPDHHWFSTDDMKAISDEMKDSTAILAVTTAKDAVRITPELAPDMPVYVLNLDTAWQGDFPNPENFRQDGAL
- a CDS encoding bifunctional (p)ppGpp synthetase/guanosine-3',5'-bis(diphosphate) 3'-pyrophosphohydrolase, whose amino-acid sequence is MSVEAIGKRLFEVLEPQGRTPEEVAKVRKAYEFASKAHEGQFRKSEDPYIIHPVEVATILAEYNADADTICAGLLHDVLEDCNVSGDEMEKAFGKDVRQIVEGVTKLGKFSFSSKEERQAENFRKLIMAIADDVRVVLVKLIDRLHNMRTLDYMAPNKQKDIAKETLEIYAPLANRFGLGRMKWELEDLGLKYLYPEDFAEIERLVAKSREERESLIEEVVSKFRHELSSKGIESEIVGRPKHLFGIWKKMKRQEKAFEELYDVLAIRIIIESYEDKNYCELSNDPDTQKCYEVMGLVHALFRPIPGRFKDYIAMPKANSYQSLHTAVIGPHGHPIEVQMRTRRMHQVAEYGIAAHWKYKESGEAVTADSQLDRKLSWLRQLVEWQQDLKDAQEYLDTVKMDLFADEVFVFSPRGEVFDLPRGATPIDFAYRIHTDIGHKCIGARINDRIIPLGTELKNGDIVEIITSKNARPRMDWLNIAKTHGAKNRIRQWFKKYHREEHIAQGRQMLEAEFGKSNLDEVLKSENFKEIGRKINLNEVDDIIAAIGYGDISMSQVVNKTRESERKEKSKLPLSAPVQEAKAANVGSLGGLMHYLAKCCSPVPGEEIIGVVTRGSGIAVHRSDCTNLTKENAERQMVVAWSTDRQQAYPATLVIECIDRVGIAGDILKKVSDHKINLQDLRVETHREDKTATITLIIDVSDIEQLNRIGGAIGLISDVIRVQRQDHRKKNGKGTSTNVTPLQKPQRHRPQSKKSE
- the rdgB gene encoding RdgB/HAM1 family non-canonical purine NTP pyrophosphatase: MKICLATKNQGKLKELMKIAQEFAGTSDLELVIAPEGFDPEETGTTFVENAIIKATEAAKLSGLTSVADDSGLCVDALDGRPGIYSARYAEGNEANGRTKLLTELKEILESERQAAFVCAMAVVAPTGKIVFQTEKRWNGIIAIAERGQNGFGYDPIFIPEGANITSAEMNDEEKNLVSHRGQAWRSVLSFLQTS